A window of Corvus hawaiiensis isolate bCorHaw1 chromosome 17, bCorHaw1.pri.cur, whole genome shotgun sequence contains these coding sequences:
- the CEBPB gene encoding CCAAT/enhancer-binding protein beta, with protein sequence MQRLVAWDAACLPIQPPAFKSMEVANFYYEADCLAALNKLHPRAAGGRSMTELTVGDHERAIDFSPYLEPLASQPPPPAAAAGGNFEPPCSSGAGQDFLSDLFAEDYKGSGGSKKPDYTYISLARHSHPCASQSHKPGGLPGCFPPQIVETKVEPVFETLDSCKGPRKEEGGAGPGPGGMSSPYGSTVRSYLGYQSVPSGSSGNLSTSSSSSPPGTPNPSESSKSAAAGGGYSTAPAGKNKPKKCVDKHSDEYKLRRERNNIAVRKSRDKAKMRNLETQHKVLELTAENERLQKKVEQLSRELSTLRNLFKQLPEPLLASSPRC encoded by the coding sequence ATGCAACGCCTGGTGGCCTGGGACGCAGCATGCCTCCCCATCCAGCCGCCCGCCTTTAAATCCATGGAAGTGGCTAATTTCTATTACGAGGCGGACTGTCTGGCTGCTCTCAACAAGCTGCACCCGCGGGCGGCCGGGGGCCGCTCCATGACCGAGCTCACCGTCGGGGACCACGAGCGAGCCATCGACTTCAGCCCGTACCTGGAGCCTTTGGCATCGCAGCCGCCGCCTCCCGCGGCAGCAGCAGGGGGCAACTTTGAGCCTCCGTGCAGCAGCGGCGCCGGCCAAGATTTCCTTTCCGATCTCTTCGCCGAGGACTATAAAGGCAGCGGCGGCAGCAAGAAGCCCGACTACACCTACATCAGCCTCGCCCGGCACAGCCACCCCTGCGCCAGCCAGAGCCACAAGCCGGGGGGGCTGCCGGGCTGCTTCCCGCCCCAGATCGTGGAAACCAAAGTGGAGCCGGTCTTCGAGACCCTGGACTCTTGCAAAGGGCCCCGTAAGGAAGAagggggcgcggggccgggacCGGGGGGCATGTCCTCGCCCTACGGCAGCACCGTGCGCTCCTACCTGGGTTACCAGTCGGTGCCGAGCGGCAGCAGCGGGAACCTGTCCACCTcatcctcctccagcccccccggcacccccaacCCCTCTGAGTCCTCCAAGTCTGCCGCCGCCGGCGGGGGCTACTCCACCGCTCCGGCGGGCAAGAACAAGCCCAAGAAGTGCGTGGACAAGCACAGCGACGAGTACAAGCTCCGCCGGGAGAGGAACAACATCGCGGTGCGCAAGAGCCGCGACAAAGCCAAAATGCGCAACCTGGAGACGCAGCATAAAGTCTTGGAACTGACGGCCGAGAACGAGCGGCTGCAGAAGAAGGTGGAGCAGCTCTCCCGGGAGCTGAGCACCCTCAGGAACTTGTTCAAACAGCTGCCCGAGCCCCTGCTCGCCTCCTCGCCGCGCTGCTGA